In Streptomyces sp. NBC_00289, the sequence CACGCAGATGCGGTACCTGGTTAAGCAGTTGAGGGGCACTAAGGCCGTCGCCCAGATGCTGCGCATCTCGCAGCGCACCGTAGAGCGGTACGTGAAGGACCAGATCAAAAAGCCCCGCCCTGATCTTGCCGCCCGCTTGGAGGCCGAAGTGAAGAAGCGGTGGCAGCCGCAGATCCGTGCCAAGGCGCGGCAGAAGGCGGCGACCACCGGCGGCATCGTCATCGACACCCGCGCCCGGATCGGCTACACCGCGCCGATCGGCACGACGGACGAGGACCGCCTCCGACACTTGACCGTGGCGCTGCCGCCGCAGTACGCCGCCCGCCTCTTCGACGCCCAAGAGCACGGCGCCACGGACCAGCAGCTCCAGCAGATCGCCGCCGAAGCACTCAAGGACGTGTACTTCCAGGACAACGGCCGCCGCGCCGGCCAGCTGGAGGAGGTCCGCCTCACCAGCATTGAGCACCTCGAGTTCGACCTGTAGATCCCGAACAGCCGCGAGCCCCGTCGACCGCATGTGACTGAGCGGTTTAGTTGGCGGGTGAGTGCTGTACTTGGCGAACGTTTGCGGTCTTTCTGGCAACTGCGAGCCCACGACTGCGCATTGTGCGTCCTGCGAGTCGGAGCGCCTGAATGCGGGTGCGAAAACGTCATCTTGACGATAACCTGGCGCTAGGTCTTTGGGATGACAAGGAGCAGCAGTGCGCGCGTTCGTTTCCCACAACCATAAGGACAAGCCTGCCGTTCGCTCCTTCGCCACGAAGCTGCGGTTGGGCGGCATGGACATCTGGCTCGATGAGTGGGAACTGAGCCCCGGCGACTCCATTCCTGGCAAAGTCGGGGTCGCCTTGGACACGGTCGACACCGTGCTCGTCTGCTGGTCCGAGCACGCCAGCACGTCGGAGTGGGTCAAGTCCGAGTTGGAGACTGCGATCATCCGGCGACTGGAAGACGGACTCAGGATCATCCCAGTCTGCCTGGACGACACGCCACTCCCGGCGCTCCTCCGCCCCCTGTACTGGGTCTCCGTGACCGAAGACGACGACCAGACCGCCGTCAACAAGATCTTGGGCGTCGATACCACCGGATTCCTTCAGGGCGTCCAACGGCTCCTGGACGAGGCGACCATCGAGGCCGTGTCCTTTCACGGAGCCGGCGTCTACGTGATCTGCCCCAACTGCGGCGCTCCGCCAGCCAAGCTCGAACAGTGGGGTGCGACCGACTACGACCGCGGAGACCACTACGCCGGGGTGCGCTGCACTGAGTGCCGTTGGGAGGAGGGCGGCGAGGTGTAGCAGGTTCGTGCTTGCCGCGACCAATCACGCCTCGGTGCAGCCGCTGTGCCGGGCCAAGGCGCGGCCTCGCTCAACCCGCCAACTGAAGCGCTCAGTCACACCGCATCATGCTCGGCACCGGCCTGGCCTGCCTGCCGACGCTTGAGTATGGGGCGTGGCGGGGCCGCACAGTCGGCCCCCGTGTACGGCGAAGGTGTCGCGCCCGTCACTCCGGCAACTGCGGGCTGCCCTCGGCGCCGTGCGGCATCTCACCCGCGCTCTCTGACGATGCCGATTGGTCCTCGGGGCGTTCGGGTTGGGGCCGCGGCCACTGGTTTGGGCTGATGCGGTGGGCCAGTGCGGGCCAGTCGGCGATGCTCTGCTTGGCCAGGGAGCGCATCCCGGGGTGCCTGTCGAGCTGTGCGGTCAGGGCCGTGCCCGAGGGCAGGCCGGCCTCGGTGAGGAGCCGGAGCGTGATGACGGCCTCGGTCAGGTGCAGCGCGCCCGCGAGCGCCCCGGGATCTTCGTGGACTCCGTCGGGGGCGGTGAAGCCGTGGCTCAGTGCGTTGCGGATGCGGGCTGTCACATAGGCCCACGGTTTGACTGTGCCGTTGAAGAGCCACTCGCACACCTCGGGCCCGAGTTCTTCGGCCAGGGCCAGGAGGCGCTTTTCCAGCGTGATGCCCATGAATACCTTGACTGCGTCACGTACGTCGCGGCGCTGGGCAGCGTTGAAGCCTCCCGCGTCATCGAGCGCCCTACGCACGCGTTCCGCGAAAGGATGCTCCGCCAGTTCCTCGTGAAGAGCGCGATGGAGTGTCTCGGCTGCGTTGACGACGTCCAGGAGCTGCAGTTGCAGGGACCCGGACCGTCGGTGGGGCTCCACCGCGTCCAGCGGAACGGAGCAGCGGCGGGCTAGCTCCAGCCACGTCGGGATGAACGATGGCATGCCGTCCAGGGAAGGGGACAGTGGCAGCGGGGCGTGCATCGTCGGCGCAGGTTCTTCGGGTTCCTCGCCGTCGTGAGGGTCGACTTCGAGGAAGCGCGGCGGCCTGCCTTGAGTGAGGGGATCGTCCGGCACGAGGCGCAGGTTGAACACGCTGACCGGCTCGTCGACCCCGATGGCGACCAGGGCCCGCAGGGGACCTGCGATTTCCTTCTCCACCTCGTCCAGGGTGAAGCCTGAACGCCTGTCGGCGCTGACCTCCACGTGTTCCTGCAGGGATTTCACCCGGCGGCCGAAGCGGCGGCTGTCCCGGACACCGATGCGGATCGCTCCGTCGTCCAGAGGGATGGTCACGTCGTCGGGCACTGCGTAGGGTCCGGAACGCGCCTGCGGGCCGCGCAGCCCGCTCAAAGGCCACCAGGCCGATAGGCCGGTGAGCTCGAACGCCACTGCATGAAAGCGGGTCGATTCGGTGATCTCACCCCCGCGGACCAGCTGCTCGACGCGCCAGGTCATGGTCCACTGATCGCTGGCGCTGTGGGTCGCGCTGGGGTCCGGTCCCTGCACGTCAGACTCTAGGAAGCACTGCAGCAGGGTGTATGGGACGCCCCGACAGGATCCCCAGAGGGTGTGGGGTGGGACGAGGTGAAGGCCGTCCCAGCCGCCCGAGTTCACCATCAGGGTGCCGATGAGGCTCAGGCGCCATCCGTCCGCGGTGCGGGTCAGCGACCCGGGCACCCGCAGGCCCGGCGCATCCGGAGTCCACCACGCGCCATGCTGTTCGTTGCCCACGTGTCCCCCCAGGTGCGTCTGCGCAGCTCCTTAGCTTCCCACTGGTGCCGCGCTTGGTGACTCCGACGACGCGCCCACGGTGGTGCTCGCGGTTGCTGGGGCCGTGCGTCATCGTCACCCAGTGCTGCTTCTTCGACTTGGTCCGGTGGCTGCGAGGTGAGGGCAGTCAGCGGCTGGCGGGCCCGGCTAAGGCGAATGCCGGTCTGCCGAACGACGCCAGGGATAACTGTTCCAGCCCTCATCCAGCACAGGGTTCCGAATACGCGCGTGCCCTGTGAAGGCTTCACTCAGTCCGTAGGTGGAGCGCTGGGAGTCGCTGGCACGCTCGATCAGGAGACGGCCGATGGGGGCATCGGTGATGGTGACCATGTTCTCCAAGTCGCCGGCGCTGCACACCGACACCGGGACCGCCGTGCTTGGCTGCTGGGCACGTTGGAAGGGTGCGTTCACGATGTGGAATGGCTCCATGGTCACGATCAGCCCCTGGACGGGACGGTCGGCGGGGATTGACGTGAACTCCTTCTGCCGGCTCGCGATGAGGGCGGCGCTGTTGTCGATCTGCTCGTAGGCCCGCCCGAGCATCCGGCGGACCTCTTCGACACGCCTGTCGGTGGCCAGACGCAGATGCTGGGTCGGCCGAACGGACTTCACCTCCACCAGCAGCACAAGCTCATCCGTGACGACGATCCAGTCGACGCTGCGTTTGTTGTCCCGGC encodes:
- a CDS encoding XRE family transcriptional regulator; translated protein: MSMFGDGLDAAVQKAFTRPVPKSAGTQMRYLVKQLRGTKAVAQMLRISQRTVERYVKDQIKKPRPDLAARLEAEVKKRWQPQIRAKARQKAATTGGIVIDTRARIGYTAPIGTTDEDRLRHLTVALPPQYAARLFDAQEHGATDQQLQQIAAEALKDVYFQDNGRRAGQLEEVRLTSIEHLEFDL
- a CDS encoding toll/interleukin-1 receptor domain-containing protein, which gives rise to MRAFVSHNHKDKPAVRSFATKLRLGGMDIWLDEWELSPGDSIPGKVGVALDTVDTVLVCWSEHASTSEWVKSELETAIIRRLEDGLRIIPVCLDDTPLPALLRPLYWVSVTEDDDQTAVNKILGVDTTGFLQGVQRLLDEATIEAVSFHGAGVYVICPNCGAPPAKLEQWGATDYDRGDHYAGVRCTECRWEEGGEV
- a CDS encoding HEPN domain-containing protein; this translates as MGNEQHGAWWTPDAPGLRVPGSLTRTADGWRLSLIGTLMVNSGGWDGLHLVPPHTLWGSCRGVPYTLLQCFLESDVQGPDPSATHSASDQWTMTWRVEQLVRGGEITESTRFHAVAFELTGLSAWWPLSGLRGPQARSGPYAVPDDVTIPLDDGAIRIGVRDSRRFGRRVKSLQEHVEVSADRRSGFTLDEVEKEIAGPLRALVAIGVDEPVSVFNLRLVPDDPLTQGRPPRFLEVDPHDGEEPEEPAPTMHAPLPLSPSLDGMPSFIPTWLELARRCSVPLDAVEPHRRSGSLQLQLLDVVNAAETLHRALHEELAEHPFAERVRRALDDAGGFNAAQRRDVRDAVKVFMGITLEKRLLALAEELGPEVCEWLFNGTVKPWAYVTARIRNALSHGFTAPDGVHEDPGALAGALHLTEAVITLRLLTEAGLPSGTALTAQLDRHPGMRSLAKQSIADWPALAHRISPNQWPRPQPERPEDQSASSESAGEMPHGAEGSPQLPE